In Vanessa atalanta chromosome 17, ilVanAtal1.2, whole genome shotgun sequence, one DNA window encodes the following:
- the LOC125070370 gene encoding zwei Ig domain protein zig-8-like — MAAALALTLLAALLSPAGTAERARRSAGEAAAVEIHQNVPDIPHTEMSQAEIDAAAQAEAEAAGVPAWRDLWYSSLEALRREPTINNTQEDILVQLGGVAFLHCPVRNLGERGVSWVRRRDWHIISSGVFMYTNDERFQVLHSEGSDDWILQIKYVQKRDNGTYECQVSTGSGTLSRLVHLHIVVPEAFILGADEYHVDAGSTINLVCIIEKSPVPPQYVFWYHNARMINYDAARGVTVATAPGARTQSALAIRSAAPAHSGNYSCRAANTEPAHIYVYVSEGSDKMAATLSRNASNTLNYWLVLLITCSYAVLRSHSTL, encoded by the exons ATGGCGGCCGCACTCGCCCTAACGCTTCTCGCCGCGCTTCTCTCGCCCGCTGGTACTGCcg AGCGGGCGCGGCGCTCAGCGGGCGAGGCGGCCGCTGTGGAAATACATCAGAATGTACCAGATATCCCACATACGGAAATGTCTCAAGCAGAAATAGACGCAGCGGCTCAGGCTGAAGCCGAAGCAGCAGGAGTACCAGCTTGGCGGGATCTCTGGTATTCCTCTTTGGAGGCCCTGAGACGGGAACCAACTATAAACAATACTCAAGAAGACATCCTGGTTCAGCTCGGTGGTGTGGCTTTTCTTCATTGTCCCGTGCGAAATCTTGGTGAAAGAGGC GTATCATGGGTTCGAAGACGTGATTGGCATATCATCAGTTCTGGTGTTTTCATGTACACTAATGATGAGAGATTTCAG GTTCTGCACAGCGAAGGTTCAGACGACTGGATATTGCAGATAAAATACGTACAGAAACGTGACAATGGAACTTATGAGTGTCAG GTTTCAACGGGGTCGGGGACCCTCTCACGCCTCGTGCACCTACACATAGTTGTGCCCGAGGCGTTTATACTCGGTGCAGACGAGTACCATGTCGATGCAGGTTCCACGATCAATCTCGTCTGTATTATTGAAAAG AGTCCAGTACCACCACAGTACGTGTTCTGGTACCACAACGCGCGCATGATTAACTACGACGCGGCGCGCGGCGTGACGGTCGCGACGGCGCCGGGCGCTCGCACTCAATCCGCACTCGCGATTCGTTCCGCCGCGCCTGCGCACTCCGGGAACTACTCCTGTCGCGCCGCCAACACAGAGCCTGCgcacatttatgtatatgtctCAGAAGGCA GTGACAAGATGGCCGCCACTTTAAGCCGCAACGCCAGTAACACTCTAAATTACTGGCTGGTGCTGTTGATCACATGCTCGTACGCTGTCCTGCGGAGTCACAGCACGCTATAG